The stretch of DNA TAGAATCATGGGAGTTGTCAATAGTGAGTAGTTGTGTCGACATACaactcttttatttttttttgtgttttaatgtaGACATTGTGAGTTCAGGAATGTAATGAATTGTTAGTAGTGCTTTTCAGGCTAGCTAAACATAAATTGTTCATGTTTTAGAGGAAGCATCCTACCGTGgaaagtatttttttatatcAGGTTATTTTAAATAATGACAGTGGCAGACATTACCTAAATCCAAAACATTCGTTATTTAGTTTTTTGCCGTCTACTATGTTACAAAGTTACTCATGTTATACATTAACCTACAGCTtggattctgttttttttttttttacccatatTCACTCCCCTTAATCATTTTGCGATAGAATCACAAAGATTCGCCAGAAGCAACGCAACTTCCAGATGCTTATCATCACCCACGACGAAGACTTTGTGGAGCTGCTGGGCCGTTCAAACTACATGCAGCATTTCTACAGAATAAAGAAAAATGTCGAGCAGTGCTCAGAGATCACAAAGTGTGATATCTCCTCTGTCAATACTTACCTGCATTAAAAAGACTGCAAAACTAGACTGCAGGTGTCCTGGGCTTTTTGTGCTTGTTCACTTGTTGTTCACTTGACTTGCAATGATTGACTTGTTGATATGGCTGAATCAAGTGTACGTGAATGAAGTGTCACAAACTTCATTAATAAGAGACCTTCCCATGATCAAAGCCAAAACTGCAAATGACATAGGATAATTTtttgtttgtaacccccccccccttccttctccctcccccttaaAATCTCTTCCAAATGGGACCATTTTACATGCATTTTGACCATGGGATTATCTGCCTATAATTGCAGTATCACATCAATCACAGATGGTATGAAGAGTCAGTAGGTTTTCTTGCAATGTATTGCCATTTTACAGTTTAATGTAAAATTGTGTATTTTTCATTAAGCATGGCCTATTTGTATCTGTCTAATCGTCAAAATCGAGACCTCCCTGCAGCAAAATAACACTCAGGCAGTGTGGTTTTCTTGGCCATTTTCTTGTTGCTCTAATCCGGTATTCAAAGAACACAGGTTCTCGGGGTTGTCTCTGATGCACTGTATCAACCACATCTCAATCAAGATAGTCCTTAATGCTCTCTGAGCTCAGAGGATGCCTGATGCAGCGGAGCTGACCAAGCAGAATCCTCTGCTCTCGGCAGCATATAAAGAGAGCAGAGACCGAGGCCAGGCAGAAGACTACACCTGTGCACTTGGCAAAAGGAAACCGGCACATAGGACCATTTCTAGTCAACCTCTCTACACAGTCACCATTACCACCACGGAGCTTCATCTACAAACCATCGCTGAAAAGATGCTGACAGCCTTGCTCCTCGTCCTGATTGTTGCGTTTGCCAGTGGAGCCCCCGCCTCTGGCGAACCTGAATGTAGGAAGCTGCGCCAAGTCATTGATAGTGTGATGGAGTGGAAGAAGGTGAGATTGAtccttatctttttttttatctgtaagGGACCTATGGCACTTTGGCTGAAGTGGTCGTGCAGTATTAATATCATCACTTCAAACTAAATCTcacttctgtttctttttttgttgttgttggcgtTATAGTCTGGTGTGGACATGCTGCTGTATGTGGAACACCTtaaagagcaacatcagcatGAAGTGGTTTGTAAGGTAAGGAAGGCACTGCATAGCTGCAGCCAGCTAAAAATATTTGTTGACTGCTTATTTGTTGGCTTGTTAATGAAGGTGAATTCTTTTTACAGAATGAAACTTTATGCAAAGCTAAGGTGATCCTGGAAAAAAAACTAATCGAAAAAGTTTTAAATGGTACACACGTGGACATAACCATCAGGGCTTTGGACGTCTACATTGGCCATCAAAATGACGTAAGAGTCGATTTCCTCACACTTCCCATTTTGTGTGTTGCCCCAGGATAGAGATGTGATAGATCTCCCCATGGCCTGTGTTGATAGCCACTATAGTAGCTGATGTTAATCAGGATAGAGATGTTGTGATAGATCTCCTCATGGCCTGTGTTGATAGCCACTATAGTAGCTCATGTTAATCAGGATAGAGATGTTGTGATAGATCTACCCATGGCTTGTGTTGATAGCCACTATAGTAGCTCATGTTAATGGCAACCACTTTGAGTATTTACTGGAGCCCAACTCATTTTATCTTCCAACTTCCTCAGTAAGTGCAGCGATAGAGTTCTCAGGCTGGATAGAGACACAGCGATAGAGTTCTCAAGCTGGATGGAGACAGTTCTCAATAAGATTTCAGTGCAATGACTGCTGCATGCTGTATCAGTAGTGTTGAATTGAAGTTATCCATAATGGCTAATGGCATGTtgcccaatgtaaactttgtcttACAGTGTCACAATATGACGCTTCAGAATCCGGCTGAGGAGAAAAAACTGACACATTTCCTGGACGATGTGAAAAAGTGTGCCCAACAACTGTTTCGTAGCTGCTCCACCAGGCCCTAGTCCTTGTTTATATTTAATGCCAGTTGTAGCAGTGAAACTAAATTTGCAAGTGTTTTTGTACTTCTAATTTATAAGAAAAGTTTTTGGATTTTGATGATCTTTCTGAAAgtctgtatttatatatttctgaTTAAATTGTTTACAGCAATAAAAGTTTAtctaaaatgtttttgaaattaagtgttttttttgtgatttaatGACACTGATTGAAGTCTTgggccatgttttttttttgttcacttCCTTCTGGATTATTCCATTTCAATTCTagcagttttgttttttatatccgtctcatttttttcccttgtGGGAGATGTATCAATATGATGGAGAAATCCCAAATATTACAGCCATGAGGGAATTATTTCACAGTCACGGCCACCATTTTCAATTTACAATGCAAGTTTAGGGGTTACATAAAgctatttataaatgttttatacCTAACTAAAATATATCAAACAAATCAATTCCCATAAAGAACACAATCTGGTgtataaatacaaatttaaaataCATCTATTTAGCTAATTCCCCCATGGCTGTAATATTTTtccttattatacggctcttcagaatgttccaaaaagttccgttgatttgaatgggccatcccaacgttcgccggtgaatatttcctgatattcacggctgcgaaaagatattgaccgctgtcattggcaacgggtttttttgcttctaattcacatctttcatatcattccgcaagtagtccggtcatttaacgtaacagactcattgtaatttgaagtcagtaagtaatgggttgctacgcaacacctgaaacttaaaagttctatttgcttgaagaactatttatttcttggcggaaatcacgaaacggcaactaaatcattaaaaagaggtattttggaggaatgtcttctatagtttttggcaagtaaccgtataataagcgggataatgtattgtccgtcggtcattatccaaaaataaatcccttcaggacgaaataacacccctccgctgcgcgtcggggtgttgttcgccccgtcggga from Clupea harengus chromosome 8, Ch_v2.0.2, whole genome shotgun sequence encodes:
- the LOC116221458 gene encoding uncharacterized protein LOC116221458, with amino-acid sequence MPDAAELTKQNPLLSAAYKESRDRGQAEDYTCALGKRKPAHRTISSQPLYTVTITTTELHLQTIAEKMLTALLLVLIVAFASGAPASGEPECRKLRQVIDSVMEWKKSGVDMLLYVEHLKEQHQHEVVCKNETLCKAKVILEKKLIEKVLNGTHVDITIRALDVYIGHQNDCHNMTLQNPAEEKKLTHFLDDVKKCAQQLFRSCSTRP